A single Pseudomonadota bacterium DNA region contains:
- a CDS encoding DUF3429 domain-containing protein: MNKAYVNKKQIQVLGYGGLIPFYGCVLAVYYSNNPDFWIFALHSYAVVIAAFLGAISWGVVLESEQISVGKQQGLLLWGVIPALLGWVCVLLPQSIRAGPLVALFLLILVFDAVLYTKKGISDFWLKLRIFLTFGVVAALITAEFFRYLFSVSKM; this comes from the coding sequence TTGAATAAAGCGTACGTAAATAAAAAACAAATACAGGTCCTAGGCTATGGGGGGCTCATTCCTTTTTATGGGTGTGTTCTTGCGGTGTATTATTCAAATAATCCAGATTTTTGGATCTTCGCACTTCATAGTTACGCCGTAGTGATTGCCGCTTTTTTGGGGGCGATCTCTTGGGGCGTTGTTCTTGAGTCCGAACAAATATCCGTGGGTAAACAACAAGGGCTTTTGCTTTGGGGTGTGATCCCTGCACTTCTGGGGTGGGTGTGTGTGCTGTTGCCTCAGTCAATACGCGCGGGTCCGCTCGTTGCTCTTTTTTTACTCATCTTAGTATTTGACGCTGTTCTTTATACGAAAAAAGGAATATCTGATTTTTGGTTGAAATTGAGAATTTTTCTAACGTTCGGTGTTGTCGCTGCTTTAATAACCGCTGAGTTTTTTCGTTATCTATTTAGTGTTTCTAAAATGTGA